A portion of the Gemmatimonadota bacterium genome contains these proteins:
- a CDS encoding ABC transporter ATP-binding protein, translating into MIPDQTSVFEATSLTKKFGDTTALNSVTLSLGAHRVIGLIGRNGGGKTTLIQHMIGLYLPTEGTCKTLGRACDQLGANELSRIGVVHQENRFFEWMTVKQHLRYVSSFYEIWDHDLEAHLLRELELETSARVGNLSSGNMQKLGIILAVCHHPELLILDEPVSGLDPIARETLLKFLMTLLAEDENTIVISSHILRDIEKIVDWVVCLDEGTIKADKSLDDLHQTYAKWTVTGNNLPQQFSEPYILSQTVNGVQAQLIVNQTLGNADQFKQTYQADITSQSLNLDQLFPILIREDS; encoded by the coding sequence ATGATACCTGATCAGACATCTGTATTTGAAGCCACATCACTGACCAAAAAATTCGGTGACACCACAGCGCTCAACTCTGTAACGCTCTCTCTTGGGGCGCATCGCGTAATTGGATTGATCGGACGCAATGGCGGGGGCAAAACCACCTTGATCCAGCACATGATCGGCCTGTATTTGCCCACAGAGGGCACGTGTAAAACACTGGGACGCGCGTGCGACCAGTTGGGAGCAAATGAACTCTCGCGCATAGGCGTGGTACACCAGGAAAACCGCTTTTTTGAATGGATGACCGTCAAACAACATCTGCGCTACGTGTCCTCATTTTACGAAATATGGGACCACGACCTGGAAGCGCATCTGCTGCGCGAACTCGAACTGGAAACATCCGCACGCGTGGGCAATTTGTCTTCGGGGAACATGCAAAAATTGGGAATCATACTGGCAGTATGTCATCATCCCGAATTATTGATCTTAGATGAGCCAGTCAGTGGCCTGGACCCCATTGCCCGGGAGACATTGTTGAAATTTCTAATGACACTTCTGGCTGAAGACGAAAACACAATCGTGATCTCCTCCCACATTCTGCGGGACATCGAAAAAATAGTAGATTGGGTCGTATGCCTCGACGAAGGGACAATCAAAGCCGACAAGTCGCTGGACGATCTGCACCAGACCTACGCAAAGTGGACAGTCACAGGAAACAATCTACCCCAGCAATTTTCTGAACCTTATATCCTGTCGCAAACTGTAAACGGGGTACAAGCACAACTGATCGTCAATCAGACACTGGGCAATGCAGATCAATTCAAGCAGACATATCAAGCTGACATCACCAGTCAGTCCCTGAACCTTGACCAGCTATTTCCCATCCTGATACGGGAGGATTCGTAA
- a CDS encoding GntR family transcriptional regulator — protein sequence MLISIDHHNGIPVFRQIIDQVKFHVVSGLLAPGDELPSTRALSGQLGLNPMTVSKAYSLLEAEGLVERRRGRPLTIKPLQDQIVHAEKLEQLKPQLTQLATMVRQLGVDRAEVVDLFISILDTLEEDNHDT from the coding sequence ATGTTGATCTCGATTGACCACCACAATGGCATACCCGTTTTTCGCCAAATTATCGACCAGGTGAAATTCCACGTAGTCAGCGGGCTACTCGCGCCGGGAGACGAACTACCCTCGACCCGCGCATTATCGGGACAACTGGGACTCAACCCAATGACAGTGAGCAAAGCGTATAGCTTATTGGAAGCAGAAGGATTGGTCGAGCGGCGGCGCGGGCGCCCCTTAACTATAAAACCACTACAAGATCAGATCGTACACGCCGAAAAACTGGAACAACTCAAACCACAACTCACACAATTGGCAACAATGGTTCGGCAGTTGGGGGTAGATCGGGCGGAAGTCGTAGATCTTTTCATCTCCATCTTAGATACCCTGGAGGAAGATAATCATGATACCTGA